One window from the genome of Schistocerca piceifrons isolate TAMUIC-IGC-003096 chromosome 1, iqSchPice1.1, whole genome shotgun sequence encodes:
- the LOC124715899 gene encoding UPF0545 protein C22orf39 homolog, translated as MQYEKPVRMEKADEAESPKDAWMIRPCEIYDDEYSDCASFKARFHQYFVFGKFVDCSQWKHDYENCVRWRDSKNFKACDELIKSEKKRRYERLKAHIDNDIWEKRDAPPEDWNKPLPEWMQNEYKDTYLAHKAKEFNDPKAFKEPERTLCVIS; from the exons AT GCAGTACGAGAAACCTGTGCGAATGGAGAAGGCTGATGAAGCAGAAAGTCCCAAAGATGCATGGATG ATACGTCCATGTGAAATTTATGATGATGAATATAGCGACTGTGCCAGCTTTAAAGCAAGATTTCATCAATATTTCGTTTTCGGAAAATTCGTTGACTGTTCTCAGTGGAAACACGATTACGAAAACTGTGTCCGCTGGAGAGACAGCAAAAATTTTAAAGCATGC GATGAGTTAATAAAAAGCGAGAAGAAGCGCCGATATGAACGCTTGAAGGCACATATCGACAACGACATTTGGGAGAAAAGGGATGCACCTCCAGAAGACTGGAATAAACCTCTTCCAGAATGGATGCAGAATGAGTACAAAGACACGTACTTAGCACATAAAGCGAAAGAATTTAATGATCCAAAAGCTTTCAAAGAACCAGAAAGAACATTGTGTGTGATATCGTGA